From the Wolbachia endosymbiont (group B) of Protocalliphora azurea genome, one window contains:
- a CDS encoding IS256 family transposase: MSQANRTTGLVDYKELETNILSSIREGRPLTGRDGALTPFIKRLLEASLEGEIESHMSAKSEENNRRNGRNAKTLRTSSGSFELLTPRDREGSFEPQIVKKRQTSLHPELEAKVLSTYASGMGYRDIASHVEEIYDHKISAAEISNITDKLLPIINEWRSRPLQSVYPIVFMDGMFFKVKEDGHCVSKCMYNILGINQNGRKEVLGFYLAESEGANFWLGVLNDLKERGVEDILIACVDGLKSFPAAINSVFPSAEVQLCIVHQIRNSLKYVSSKDVKVFMNDLKKIYRASSKEIAENYLLELEEKWGEKYPLVIKSWQNNWENLSSYFKYSGPVRKLIYTTNPIEGLHRQIRKFTKTKGSFTSTNALYKQVYCAIKKVEQRWIMALPNWALTMSQLDIFFPDRLKIELN, encoded by the coding sequence ATGAGTCAAGCAAATAGAACTACTGGTTTGGTAGATTATAAAGAATTAGAAACAAATATCCTGTCATCTATACGAGAAGGAAGACCATTGACAGGAAGAGATGGAGCATTAACACCGTTTATAAAAAGGCTGCTAGAGGCAAGTCTGGAAGGTGAAATAGAAAGCCACATGTCAGCTAAAAGTGAAGAAAATAACCGAAGAAATGGAAGGAATGCAAAAACTTTACGTACAAGTTCAGGCTCATTTGAACTATTAACACCAAGAGACAGAGAAGGAAGCTTTGAACCGCAAATAGTCAAAAAAAGGCAAACAAGCCTACATCCAGAACTTGAAGCAAAGGTCTTAAGTACATACGCCAGTGGCATGGGATACAGAGACATAGCTTCACACGTTGAGGAAATATATGACCATAAAATATCAGCAGCAGAGATATCCAATATTACTGATAAACTGCTACCAATAATCAATGAATGGCGCAGCCGTCCATTGCAATCAGTGTATCCAATAGTGTTCATGGATGGCATGTTTTTTAAGGTCAAGGAGGACGGACATTGCGTAAGTAAATGCATGTATAATATATTGGGTATAAATCAAAATGGCAGAAAAGAAGTATTAGGTTTTTATCTGGCTGAAAGTGAGGGAGCTAACTTCTGGTTGGGAGTTTTAAATGACCTCAAAGAAAGAGGAGTAGAAGATATTCTGATTGCATGTGTAGATGGGCTAAAAAGCTTTCCTGCAGCCATCAACAGTGTATTTCCCAGTGCAGAAGTGCAGCTATGTATAGTACACCAAATAAGAAATTCTCTGAAATATGTATCCAGTAAAGATGTAAAAGTTTTCATGAATGATCTGAAAAAAATATATCGTGCTTCAAGTAAAGAAATTGCTGAGAATTATCTGCTTGAGCTGGAAGAAAAATGGGGAGAAAAGTATCCTTTAGTTATAAAATCCTGGCAGAACAATTGGGAAAACTTATCCAGTTATTTTAAGTATTCTGGGCCAGTTAGGAAGCTGATTTACACCACTAATCCAATTGAGGGGTTGCATAGACAAATCAGGAAATTTACTAAAACTAAGGGTTCATTTACTAGTACAAATGCCTTGTACAAACAGGTATATTGTGCTATAAAAAAGGTAGAGCAAAGGTGGATTATGGCTCTCCCTAATTGGGCTTTAACTATGTCTCAACTTGATATTTTCTTTCCAGATAGATTGAAAATTGAGTTGAACTAA
- a CDS encoding collagen-like protein — MRFKLEKEDIPQKDCNNRTGRRIPAQIRLNNKTTFSLPSVSYIIIDNNIGLSFQIWDLKHDVASILNNLSEWPQLKLERVGNDYKFALVTTSDQPYYYYYDGKNTIIATIDRIPHGYTNGLHVKAYNRESCSTYYELLENRKVLIDPKDIISSENVSLILEDLKSSPDKRLKIKIGDYLFKESRNIYKLYRSAQVYDSIGRKVGILNDINSAFTRISNTFELFPFHEMESLNAQDTYFAVKKLGNSYVGCISYENSTCKNFYNFNPNSFGYEHDNRPGPYPYYYNLENFDNFLEVDVNIQEHINLETEIELLKRRIDRLERTGVQGPKGEPGERGQKGDRGFDGAPGPQGNKGDTGSSGAHGSKGDQGPKGEKGNQGTNGITPSISQVVTEFSSNRAHLYPLAAAIMEEDQSNSMGFSERIAHLFGERVKREDSLKALVKGVQGPPGQKGEPGRNGQRGLKGEQGPKGNKGDRGFPGPEGSKGNTGSKGEKGDASSAIEIATELVTSKKAELGEAVLNANGIKGENLATQIAGKINLNSQELVNKIDVAKLTEGVVSKLSLEEAKNIIKDTVSKITSDATKKNNPDPIAFQKYEKFAEKLAKLLVDRSSMSEIEAHNLIKGKVSDWALAKYLLLHSDLNNQPKALEIVKQEIDKEKLVEYLLEYAKLKGDVNAAKTIVENIVHQFFDTQKVGELGRAVLEAKDDQDKKVLVNDPVLREGIAEELRQNPGKIKGPKGDTGSKGDKGDTGTDGLPGAQGPKGEPGIKGEPGIKGEPGINGTKGDIGPKGLDGAMGIKGDMGEKGKIGSKGDKGDTGSKGDKGRDASPEEVAQKLINNGTIANQVLEYRDQGGDLVLEKQVAGRIISNQDIQTGIAIALADNRMEELADVLLSDSNHTLVENLANNTELTQSIAEELRKNPGEVQGPKGEKGDIGPKGLDGAMGIKGDMGEKGEIGSKGDKGKPGTNGLQGPEGPKGEPGMRGFNGTQGLTGNKGEPGIEGLKGDIGPQGIKGEPGINGTKGDIGPKGLDGAMGIKGDMGEKGEPGANGLQGPEGPKGEPGLRGFNGTQGLTGNKGEPGIEGLKGDIGPQGIKGESGINGTKGDIGPKGLDGAMGIKGDMGEKGEPGANGLQGPEGPKGEPGLRGFNGTQGLTGNKGEPGIEGLKGDIGPQGIKGEPGINGTKGDIGPKGLDGAMGIKGDMGEKGEIGSKGDKGEPGANGLQGPKGEIGLQGPKGQVGRSGLKGMPGPQGPKGDTGAPGANGLPGSKGEDGIGATLADQFLREIRKAKNETLDAKKAAEAAKNASEGFAKQAKDTEDKVKILHNQTVNLTGEAEDSADQALQSAENAEALHSSVRDMFCTTNPADQVCSARRRRRETKKSSVTSGASRPTSFISQVINFFYPAVGQDKYKVKNEIEELNRVTKIIDAVDIVKKLGMFKKVCQTEKKVIN, encoded by the coding sequence ATGCGTTTTAAACTAGAAAAGGAAGATATTCCACAAAAAGATTGTAATAATAGAACTGGTCGTAGGATACCTGCACAAATAAGATTAAATAACAAAACAACATTTAGCCTGCCTAGTGTATCTTACATTATCATCGACAACAATATTGGCCTGAGTTTTCAAATTTGGGATTTGAAGCATGACGTGGCAAGTATACTAAACAACTTATCTGAATGGCCACAATTAAAGCTAGAAAGGGTAGGAAATGATTACAAATTCGCTTTAGTTACTACCTCTGATCAACCTTATTATTATTACTATGATGGCAAAAATACTATCATAGCTACTATTGATCGTATACCTCATGGTTACACAAATGGTTTACATGTTAAGGCATATAATCGTGAAAGCTGTAGTACTTATTATGAACTGCTAGAAAATAGGAAGGTTTTAATAGATCCAAAAGACATAATTAGTAGCGAAAATGTCAGTCTTATTTTGGAAGATCTTAAAAGTTCACCTGATAAAAGACTCAAAATAAAAATAGGAGACTATTTGTTTAAAGAATCAAGAAATATATACAAATTATATAGGAGCGCTCAGGTATATGATTCAATTGGTAGAAAAGTTGGCATATTGAATGATATCAATTCAGCATTTACTCGTATAAGCAATACATTCGAGTTATTCCCTTTTCATGAAATGGAGAGCTTGAACGCACAAGATACCTATTTTGCAGTAAAAAAGTTAGGCAATAGTTATGTTGGTTGCATATCGTATGAAAATAGCACATGCAAAAATTTTTATAATTTTAACCCTAATTCTTTTGGGTATGAGCACGACAATAGACCAGGTCCATATCCTTATTATTATAACTTAGAAAATTTTGATAACTTTTTGGAGGTTGATGTGAATATTCAAGAACATATAAATTTAGAAACAGAAATTGAACTTTTAAAACGCAGAATAGACAGATTAGAACGTACTGGTGTACAAGGTCCTAAAGGTGAGCCAGGTGAAAGGGGACAAAAAGGTGATAGAGGCTTCGATGGAGCGCCTGGTCCTCAAGGTAACAAGGGGGATACTGGATCGTCAGGTGCGCATGGATCAAAAGGTGATCAAGGACCTAAAGGAGAAAAAGGGAATCAAGGCACTAATGGAATAACTCCAAGTATTAGTCAAGTTGTTACCGAATTTTCTTCTAACAGAGCCCATCTATATCCTTTAGCAGCAGCTATAATGGAAGAAGATCAGAGTAATTCCATGGGATTTTCAGAAAGAATAGCACATCTTTTTGGTGAGCGTGTAAAGCGAGAAGATTCTTTAAAAGCGTTAGTTAAAGGCGTACAAGGTCCTCCAGGCCAAAAGGGCGAACCAGGTCGTAACGGTCAACGGGGGTTAAAGGGCGAACAAGGTCCCAAAGGTAATAAGGGTGACCGAGGTTTTCCTGGTCCAGAAGGTTCTAAAGGAAATACTGGCTCAAAAGGTGAGAAGGGAGATGCCTCAAGTGCTATAGAAATTGCAACTGAATTAGTTACCAGTAAAAAAGCTGAGCTAGGAGAAGCAGTTCTTAACGCAAATGGTATCAAAGGTGAAAATCTTGCAACTCAGATTGCCGGTAAAATTAATCTTAATTCGCAGGAACTTGTGAATAAAATTGATGTAGCAAAACTTACTGAAGGAGTAGTAAGTAAACTTTCTTTAGAGGAAGCAAAAAACATTATAAAAGATACTGTGAGTAAGATAACAAGCGATGCCACAAAGAAAAATAATCCCGATCCTATAGCCTTCCAAAAATATGAAAAATTTGCAGAAAAGCTTGCTAAACTACTTGTTGATAGAAGCAGTATGAGCGAGATAGAAGCTCACAATCTTATAAAAGGTAAGGTGAGCGATTGGGCACTTGCTAAGTATCTTCTGCTTCATAGTGATTTAAATAATCAGCCAAAGGCTCTAGAAATCGTGAAGCAAGAAATAGACAAGGAAAAATTAGTTGAGTATTTGCTTGAGTATGCCAAATTAAAAGGCGATGTGAATGCAGCAAAAACAATAGTTGAAAATATTGTTCATCAGTTCTTTGACACTCAAAAAGTAGGTGAATTAGGAAGAGCAGTACTAGAAGCAAAAGATGATCAAGATAAAAAAGTGCTGGTAAATGATCCAGTCTTACGTGAAGGAATAGCAGAAGAATTGAGACAAAATCCAGGAAAGATAAAAGGTCCCAAAGGAGATACTGGTTCTAAAGGTGATAAAGGAGATACCGGAACAGATGGATTGCCAGGTGCACAAGGTCCTAAGGGAGAGCCAGGCATAAAAGGTGAGCCAGGCATAAAAGGTGAGCCAGGTATAAATGGAACAAAGGGAGATATTGGTCCTAAAGGATTAGACGGAGCCATGGGAATAAAAGGTGATATGGGTGAGAAAGGAAAGATAGGTTCTAAAGGTGACAAAGGAGATACTGGGTCTAAAGGTGATAAAGGTAGAGATGCAAGTCCTGAAGAAGTTGCACAAAAATTAATTAATAATGGCACTATTGCTAATCAGGTGCTTGAATATCGTGACCAAGGCGGAGATTTAGTATTAGAGAAGCAAGTTGCAGGAAGAATTATTAGTAATCAAGATATTCAAACAGGAATAGCCATTGCATTAGCTGATAACAGAATGGAAGAGCTAGCAGATGTGTTACTAAGTGATTCTAATCATACATTAGTAGAAAACCTTGCAAATAATACCGAGCTAACACAAAGCATTGCAGAAGAACTAAGGAAAAATCCAGGAGAAGTCCAAGGTCCAAAGGGAGAAAAAGGAGATATAGGTCCTAAAGGATTAGACGGAGCCATGGGAATAAAAGGTGATATGGGTGAGAAAGGAGAGATAGGTTCCAAAGGTGACAAAGGAAAACCAGGCACGAATGGGCTGCAAGGTCCAGAAGGTCCTAAGGGAGAGCCAGGTATGAGGGGCTTCAATGGTACGCAAGGTCTTACAGGTAACAAGGGTGAGCCGGGTATAGAAGGATTAAAAGGAGATATAGGACCTCAAGGTATAAAAGGTGAGCCAGGTATAAATGGAACAAAGGGAGATATAGGTCCTAAAGGATTAGACGGAGCCATGGGAATAAAAGGTGATATGGGTGAGAAAGGAGAACCAGGTGCAAATGGATTGCAAGGTCCAGAAGGTCCTAAGGGAGAGCCAGGTCTGAGGGGCTTCAATGGTACGCAAGGTCTTACAGGTAACAAGGGTGAGCCGGGTATAGAAGGATTAAAAGGAGATATAGGACCTCAAGGTATAAAAGGTGAGTCAGGTATAAATGGAACAAAGGGAGATATAGGTCCTAAAGGATTAGACGGAGCCATGGGAATAAAAGGTGATATGGGTGAGAAAGGAGAACCAGGTGCAAATGGATTGCAAGGTCCAGAAGGTCCTAAGGGAGAGCCAGGTCTGAGGGGCTTCAATGGTACGCAAGGTCTTACAGGTAACAAGGGTGAGCCGGGTATAGAAGGATTAAAAGGAGATATAGGACCTCAAGGTATAAAAGGTGAGCCAGGTATAAATGGAACAAAGGGAGATATTGGTCCTAAAGGATTAGACGGAGCCATGGGAATAAAAGGTGATATGGGTGAGAAAGGAGAGATAGGTTCTAAAGGTGACAAAGGAGAACCAGGTGCGAATGGGTTGCAAGGACCTAAGGGAGAGATAGGTTTGCAAGGACCTAAAGGTCAAGTTGGTAGATCTGGTCTTAAGGGTATGCCAGGTCCACAAGGTCCAAAAGGAGATACCGGAGCTCCAGGTGCGAATGGATTGCCAGGTTCCAAGGGAGAAGATGGAATAGGTGCTACATTAGCTGATCAGTTTTTACGTGAGATAAGAAAAGCAAAAAATGAAACTCTGGATGCTAAAAAAGCAGCAGAGGCAGCTAAAAATGCTTCAGAAGGTTTTGCCAAACAAGCTAAAGATACGGAAGATAAGGTTAAAATACTACACAATCAAACAGTGAATCTTACAGGAGAAGCTGAAGATTCTGCTGATCAAGCACTTCAATCCGCAGAAAATGCGGAAGCATTGCATAGTAGCGTAAGAGATATGTTTTGTACAACAAATCCTGCAGATCAAGTTTGTAGTGCACGCAGAAGAAGGAGGGAAACTAAAAAATCATCAGTGACAAGCGGAGCAAGCAGACCAACTTCATTTATATCTCAAGTAATAAATTTCTTTTACCCTGCGGTAGGACAGGACAAATATAAAGTAAAAAATGAAATAGAGGAGCTTAATCGAGTGACAAAAATAATAGATGCAGTAGATATTGTAAAAAAATTGGGAATGTTCAAAAAAGTGTGTCAAACCGAAAAAAAAGTAATAAATTGA
- a CDS encoding DegQ family serine endoprotease, giving the protein MKSKAFILSIFAYFLISFSSYANLFAKTVADPVCSCNKGLADIVEELIPAVVNISSEQIIKQENNNRTKIPFTPRNNFFDDFREFFEHFDQFFDRAPSINREVTLLGSGFIIDKSGTIVTNYHVIKNAQDITVTMNDNTYFKAEVLGYDAKTDLAVLKINSDKDLPFVEFGNSDKARVGDTVIAIGNPFGLGGSVSTGIVSARSRDISIGTMNEFIQTDAAINRGNSGGPLFHLNGKVIGINTAIYSPSESGGNVGIGFAIPSNLAISIIDTLKSGKKIKHGWLGVQVQPITKEFAESLSLKDIKGALVASIVKGSPAEKGGIKVGDILLEFDGKKIDRMTQLPHMVSRTEPGKKVQVKLLRKGKEVNIKVAIEESTNDDSGNNQEENKSTSSYISGLTVSNLPKELKNNAPTKGVVVTSVDSSSNSTLRVIKKGDIIIQLDGIDIENTNDFQKQIDSAVKKDGKDSVMLLIYRNGNQFFTSIKLKK; this is encoded by the coding sequence ATGAAAAGTAAAGCATTTATTTTATCTATATTTGCATATTTTTTAATTTCATTTTCTTCATATGCTAATCTGTTTGCAAAAACAGTTGCAGATCCTGTATGTAGTTGTAATAAAGGGCTTGCTGATATAGTGGAAGAACTTATTCCTGCAGTTGTAAATATTTCAAGTGAACAAATAATTAAACAAGAAAATAACAATAGAACTAAAATCCCTTTTACGCCAAGAAATAATTTCTTTGATGACTTTAGAGAATTTTTCGAGCATTTTGATCAATTTTTCGATAGAGCTCCTAGCATTAATAGAGAAGTGACGTTACTTGGGTCTGGATTTATTATAGATAAAAGTGGAACCATAGTAACCAACTATCACGTTATTAAAAATGCCCAAGATATTACAGTTACTATGAACGATAATACTTATTTCAAAGCAGAAGTTTTAGGCTATGATGCAAAAACTGATCTTGCTGTGCTTAAGATTAATTCTGATAAAGATCTTCCTTTTGTTGAATTTGGTAATTCTGATAAAGCAAGAGTTGGTGATACAGTTATTGCAATAGGCAACCCTTTTGGTTTAGGTGGCTCTGTAAGTACAGGAATTGTGTCTGCAAGATCTAGAGACATTAGTATTGGTACTATGAATGAATTTATTCAAACTGATGCTGCAATTAATAGAGGTAACTCAGGGGGACCACTATTTCATCTAAATGGAAAAGTTATAGGCATTAATACTGCTATTTATTCCCCATCTGAATCTGGCGGTAACGTGGGTATAGGCTTTGCTATACCATCTAATCTAGCTATTTCAATTATTGACACATTAAAAAGTGGTAAAAAAATAAAACATGGTTGGCTTGGCGTGCAAGTTCAGCCTATAACAAAAGAATTTGCTGAATCCTTGAGTTTAAAAGATATCAAAGGTGCATTAGTTGCAAGCATAGTAAAGGGCAGTCCTGCAGAGAAAGGAGGAATCAAAGTAGGTGATATACTATTAGAGTTTGACGGCAAAAAAATTGATAGAATGACGCAATTACCTCATATGGTTTCACGAACTGAGCCCGGAAAGAAAGTACAGGTTAAGTTACTTAGAAAAGGTAAAGAAGTCAATATCAAGGTTGCAATCGAGGAATCTACAAATGATGATTCAGGTAATAATCAAGAAGAAAATAAATCAACATCTAGTTATATAAGTGGTTTAACCGTTTCAAATTTGCCAAAAGAACTAAAAAACAATGCACCCACAAAGGGTGTAGTAGTTACTAGTGTAGATAGTAGTAGTAATTCTACACTACGTGTTATTAAGAAAGGTGATATAATTATTCAACTAGATGGAATCGATATTGAAAATACTAATGATTTTCAAAAACAAATTGATTCAGCAGTAAAAAAAGACGGCAAAGATTCAGTAATGCTGCTTATTTACCGCAACGGCAATCAATTTTTCACCTCAATCAAATTGAAGAAGTAG
- the hflC gene encoding protease modulator HflC, with the protein MSSNIKIVFAFVFVALLIALSNSIFVVQETKQAIVIQLGKVVKDVRDSGLYFKLPFINNVEFLDKRILDLSPDKTPREVITADQKRIIVDAYAKYKIIDPITFYQTVKNESGLVRRLYPVIEAHIRENIGRFSLISLLNEKRSEVMQLIQRGVYSEAGKFGIEIIDVRIKRADLPEENSSAIFRRMQTEREKEAKEIRAEGEQAGQEIRSKADKLKRGIVSSAVKESHEIRGRGYAEATRIYNEAFKVDEEFFNFYRSMKAYSKSFAEGNTKFVLSPNNNFLDILNKGWK; encoded by the coding sequence ATGAGTAGTAATATTAAAATTGTTTTTGCTTTTGTATTTGTTGCATTATTGATTGCATTATCTAATTCAATCTTTGTTGTTCAAGAAACAAAACAAGCAATAGTTATACAACTCGGTAAAGTCGTAAAAGATGTTAGGGACAGTGGTTTATATTTTAAATTGCCATTTATAAATAACGTAGAATTTCTTGATAAGAGAATTTTAGATCTAAGTCCTGATAAAACTCCAAGGGAAGTGATAACTGCAGATCAAAAGCGTATTATAGTAGATGCTTATGCAAAATATAAAATAATAGATCCTATCACTTTTTATCAGACTGTGAAAAATGAATCAGGGCTAGTTAGAAGATTATATCCTGTCATAGAAGCTCACATAAGGGAGAATATAGGAAGATTTTCATTAATTAGTTTATTGAATGAAAAGAGATCAGAAGTTATGCAATTAATTCAACGTGGAGTTTATTCTGAAGCTGGAAAATTTGGCATAGAGATAATAGATGTAAGAATTAAGAGAGCAGATCTACCAGAAGAAAATAGTTCTGCAATATTCCGCCGCATGCAAACTGAAAGAGAAAAGGAAGCAAAAGAAATTAGAGCAGAAGGAGAACAAGCTGGACAAGAAATTAGATCAAAAGCTGATAAATTAAAAAGGGGAATTGTCTCTAGTGCAGTAAAAGAATCACATGAAATAAGAGGCCGTGGTTATGCTGAAGCAACTAGAATCTATAATGAGGCATTCAAGGTTGATGAAGAGTTTTTTAACTTTTATCGCTCTATGAAAGCTTACAGTAAATCATTTGCTGAGGGTAATACTAAATTTGTGCTTTCACCAAATAATAATTTCTTAGATATTTTGAACAAGGGATGGAAATAG